In Nomia melanderi isolate GNS246 chromosome 4, iyNomMela1, whole genome shotgun sequence, the following are encoded in one genomic region:
- the LOC116425357 gene encoding transmembrane protein 170B, protein MFNKYFIMEVQTDTSVLRPPVNLRNSGNVFYTPLTSFAEMWYQIFLWALFSSVFVHTIAGAICFATLRQHKYGKFFPLLIIIMGVLLPLTSGVLSSAAVAFVYRASRYPLPPLNALFWGIGQTIVAGCVGFTRILATL, encoded by the exons atgtttaacaaatattttattatggaaGTGCAAACAGATACTTCTGTTCTGCGACCACCAGTTAATTTGAGAAATTCAGGGAATGTATTTTATACACCATTAACCTCATTTGCTG AAATGtggtatcaaatatttttatgggCCTTATTTTCCTCTGTTTTTGTTCATACTATTGCTGGTGCAATCTGTTTTGCTACGTTAAGGCAACATAAATATGGAAA ATTTTTCCCATTACTAATCATAATAATGGGAGTATTATTGCCATTGACATCAGGAGTTCTTAGTTCTGCGGCTGTTGCTTTTGTATATAGAGCATCACGTTATCCACTGCCACCATTGAATGCATTATTTTGGGGTATCGGACAAACTATTGTAGCAGGATGTGTTGGATTTACAAGAATTCTAGCAactttataa
- the Ufl1 gene encoding UFM1 specific ligase 1 isoform X1, producing the protein MSSLDWDEVKRLAADFQKAQLSSTLQKLSERNCVEIVTKLIETKLLDVIFTNDGKEYVTPQHLGKEIKDELYIHGGRISLVDLAQILNVNLSHVSKVTSEIEKTNKGFKLILGQLIDKVYMNKISEEINDKLMQLGSVNVSELTIQYDLPAEFLQSLIEKELGKTIFGKQDTQDFRVFYTESFIARNRAKIRGALSAITKPTPLSIVLAQCSVSERIFFSILDNLQEMKQIPGVIAGKQGTKSFYVPTIYSKSQNEWVENFYKQNGYLEYDALNRLGISDPPNFVKRHFPNEDIILLDSVAVGSTINDQVYANIEDAVASGSFVDISPLLPSVFTDKDMEMLLKLAEKKLNNNTHVFANTVVITDTFLQSLYKSFETMADTKAKEAVASGQWFQTVAENRIKSKSVDLIIESKGNKKEERRKKATSGKAGGGSQGRETKTKSTKKKYLQGKVRDNDSDDEHPKMTSGKIELQLVSLEDVQNEISKDDNLAVIDELIEELALYLQPRVNSHALSVAESLAQNNKTTNLSEIEEHLNVLITNIKIFEKGIKYLDKTDQPALTKYLLKSLGTDFLTELFKLAAQQNMLQIPSNITTEARQKMLLDLPNDVKEPLTNIHKSVAGTSIDDFLNVADAAMASCCLVLKKFDKKKERPFILGHREALLEELNTTQDPALALHLVTSILFTAATQNALYMSGRHVSTVLSFLQVHLQSSTAAVLSKYHDLVLKSLTSTDDDTKLEVNKNLEAGLIEIKTIANEFKQHIKTEKSQE; encoded by the exons atgaGTTCGCTAGATTGGGACGAAGTTAAAAGATTAGCTGCTGATTTTCAAAAAGCACAATTAAGTTCCACTTTGCAAAA ATTATCAGAGCGGAATTGTGTggaaattgtaacaaaattaatagaGACTAAACTATTAGATGTAATATTTACTAATGATGGTAAAGAATATGTAACACCTCAGCATCTTGGAAAGGAAATCAAAGATGAATTGTACATTCATGGTGGAAGGATTAGTTTGGTTGATTTAGCACAAATTCTTAATGTGAATTTATCTCATGTGTCCAAAGTGACAAGTGAGATAGAAAAAACTAATAAAGGATTTAAATTGATACTTGGACAACTTATTGATAAAGTTTATATGAACAAAATTTCTGAGGAAATCAATGATAAATTAATGCAACTTGGCAGCGTTAATGTCTCTGAATTAACAATACAATATGATTTACctgctgaatttttacaatcTCTTATTGAAAAGGAATTGGGGAAAACAATATTTGGTAAACAGGATACACAAGATTTTAGAGTCTTTTATACAGAAAGTTTTATAGCTAGAAATAGAGCTAAAATAAGAGGGGCCTTATCTGCTATTACTAAGCCTACACCATTATCGATAGTTTTAGCACAGTGTTCTGTTtcagaaagaatattttttt CAATTCTGGATAATCTACAGGAAATGAAACAAATTCCTGGGGTTATAGCAGGAAAACAGGGAACTAAGAGTTTTTATGTACCAACTATATATTCTAAAAGTCAAAATGAGTGGGTGGAAAACTTTTACAAACAAAATGGTTACTTag AATATGATGCACTTAATCGTCTTGGCATATCAGATCCACCAAACTTTGTGAAACGTCATTTTCCAAatgaagatataatattattggATTCTGTTGCTGTGGGTTCAACCATTAACGACCAAGTATATGCAAATATTGAAGACGCTGTTGCAAGCGGATCTTTTGTAGATATAAGCCCCCTTCTCCCTTCTGTATTTACTGATAAAGATATGGAAATGCTTCTTAAATTAgcagaaaaaaaattaaataacaatacacATGTATTTGCAAACACTGTAGTAATAACTGATACATTTTTGCAATCGCTATACAAATCTTTTGAAACCATGGCTGATACAAAAGCTAAGGAAGCAGTTGCTAGTGGTCAATGGTTTCAAACTGTAGCAGAAAACAGGATAAAATCTAAATCAGTGGACCTCATTATTGAAAGCAAAGGAAATAAGAAGGAAGAGCGTCGAAAGAAAGCAACAAGTGGTAAAGCAGGTGGTGGTAGTCAAGGaagagaaacaaaaacaaaatctactaaaaagaaatatttacaaggCAAAGTTCGTGACAATGATTCTGACGATGAACATCCAAAAATGACATCAGGAAAGATAGAACTGCAGCTAGTGTCCTTGGAAGATGTacagaatgaaatttcaaaagatgaTAATTTAGCAGTAATCGATGAATTAATAGAAGAGTTGGCATTGTATTTACAACCAAGAGTAAATAGCCATGCATTATCAGTGGCAGAATCATTAGCACAgaacaataaaactactaatttaagtgaaattgaagaacatcttaatgtgttaataacaaatattaaaatatttgaaaaaggcATTAAATATTTGGACAAAACAGATCAACCTgctttaacaaaatatttattaaaatctctTGGTACAGATTTCTTAACAGAGTTATTTAAATTAGCTGCACAACAAAATATGCTACAAATTCCTAGCAATATTACTACTGAAGCAAGACAAAAAATGTTGCTGGATTTGCCTAACGATGTTAAAGAGCCTTTGACTAATATACATAAATCAGTTGCTGGAACTTCCAtagatgattttttaaatgttgcAGATGCTGCAATGGCATCTTGTTgtttagtattaaaaaaatttgacaaaaagAAGGAACGACCATTTATATTAGGGCACAGGGAAGCTTTACTGGAAGAACTGAATACTACTCAAGATCCTGCTTTGGCATTGCATCTAGTCACAAGCATATTATTTACTGCAGCAACACAAAATGCTTTATACATGTCTGGGCGACATGTGTCAACAgttctttcatttcttcaagTACACTTACAATCTTCAACGGCCGCCGTATTATCTAAATATCatg atTTGGTTTTAAAAAGCTTAACTTCTACAGATGATGATACAAAACTTGAGGTTAACAAAAATTTAGAGGCTGGTTTGATAGAGATTAAAACTATTGCGAACGAATTTAAGCAACacataaaaactgaaaaatcacaagaataa
- the Ufl1 gene encoding UFM1 specific ligase 1 isoform X2, whose protein sequence is MNKISEEINDKLMQLGSVNVSELTIQYDLPAEFLQSLIEKELGKTIFGKQDTQDFRVFYTESFIARNRAKIRGALSAITKPTPLSIVLAQCSVSERIFFSILDNLQEMKQIPGVIAGKQGTKSFYVPTIYSKSQNEWVENFYKQNGYLEYDALNRLGISDPPNFVKRHFPNEDIILLDSVAVGSTINDQVYANIEDAVASGSFVDISPLLPSVFTDKDMEMLLKLAEKKLNNNTHVFANTVVITDTFLQSLYKSFETMADTKAKEAVASGQWFQTVAENRIKSKSVDLIIESKGNKKEERRKKATSGKAGGGSQGRETKTKSTKKKYLQGKVRDNDSDDEHPKMTSGKIELQLVSLEDVQNEISKDDNLAVIDELIEELALYLQPRVNSHALSVAESLAQNNKTTNLSEIEEHLNVLITNIKIFEKGIKYLDKTDQPALTKYLLKSLGTDFLTELFKLAAQQNMLQIPSNITTEARQKMLLDLPNDVKEPLTNIHKSVAGTSIDDFLNVADAAMASCCLVLKKFDKKKERPFILGHREALLEELNTTQDPALALHLVTSILFTAATQNALYMSGRHVSTVLSFLQVHLQSSTAAVLSKYHDLVLKSLTSTDDDTKLEVNKNLEAGLIEIKTIANEFKQHIKTEKSQE, encoded by the exons ATGAACAAAATTTCTGAGGAAATCAATGATAAATTAATGCAACTTGGCAGCGTTAATGTCTCTGAATTAACAATACAATATGATTTACctgctgaatttttacaatcTCTTATTGAAAAGGAATTGGGGAAAACAATATTTGGTAAACAGGATACACAAGATTTTAGAGTCTTTTATACAGAAAGTTTTATAGCTAGAAATAGAGCTAAAATAAGAGGGGCCTTATCTGCTATTACTAAGCCTACACCATTATCGATAGTTTTAGCACAGTGTTCTGTTtcagaaagaatattttttt CAATTCTGGATAATCTACAGGAAATGAAACAAATTCCTGGGGTTATAGCAGGAAAACAGGGAACTAAGAGTTTTTATGTACCAACTATATATTCTAAAAGTCAAAATGAGTGGGTGGAAAACTTTTACAAACAAAATGGTTACTTag AATATGATGCACTTAATCGTCTTGGCATATCAGATCCACCAAACTTTGTGAAACGTCATTTTCCAAatgaagatataatattattggATTCTGTTGCTGTGGGTTCAACCATTAACGACCAAGTATATGCAAATATTGAAGACGCTGTTGCAAGCGGATCTTTTGTAGATATAAGCCCCCTTCTCCCTTCTGTATTTACTGATAAAGATATGGAAATGCTTCTTAAATTAgcagaaaaaaaattaaataacaatacacATGTATTTGCAAACACTGTAGTAATAACTGATACATTTTTGCAATCGCTATACAAATCTTTTGAAACCATGGCTGATACAAAAGCTAAGGAAGCAGTTGCTAGTGGTCAATGGTTTCAAACTGTAGCAGAAAACAGGATAAAATCTAAATCAGTGGACCTCATTATTGAAAGCAAAGGAAATAAGAAGGAAGAGCGTCGAAAGAAAGCAACAAGTGGTAAAGCAGGTGGTGGTAGTCAAGGaagagaaacaaaaacaaaatctactaaaaagaaatatttacaaggCAAAGTTCGTGACAATGATTCTGACGATGAACATCCAAAAATGACATCAGGAAAGATAGAACTGCAGCTAGTGTCCTTGGAAGATGTacagaatgaaatttcaaaagatgaTAATTTAGCAGTAATCGATGAATTAATAGAAGAGTTGGCATTGTATTTACAACCAAGAGTAAATAGCCATGCATTATCAGTGGCAGAATCATTAGCACAgaacaataaaactactaatttaagtgaaattgaagaacatcttaatgtgttaataacaaatattaaaatatttgaaaaaggcATTAAATATTTGGACAAAACAGATCAACCTgctttaacaaaatatttattaaaatctctTGGTACAGATTTCTTAACAGAGTTATTTAAATTAGCTGCACAACAAAATATGCTACAAATTCCTAGCAATATTACTACTGAAGCAAGACAAAAAATGTTGCTGGATTTGCCTAACGATGTTAAAGAGCCTTTGACTAATATACATAAATCAGTTGCTGGAACTTCCAtagatgattttttaaatgttgcAGATGCTGCAATGGCATCTTGTTgtttagtattaaaaaaatttgacaaaaagAAGGAACGACCATTTATATTAGGGCACAGGGAAGCTTTACTGGAAGAACTGAATACTACTCAAGATCCTGCTTTGGCATTGCATCTAGTCACAAGCATATTATTTACTGCAGCAACACAAAATGCTTTATACATGTCTGGGCGACATGTGTCAACAgttctttcatttcttcaagTACACTTACAATCTTCAACGGCCGCCGTATTATCTAAATATCatg atTTGGTTTTAAAAAGCTTAACTTCTACAGATGATGATACAAAACTTGAGGTTAACAAAAATTTAGAGGCTGGTTTGATAGAGATTAAAACTATTGCGAACGAATTTAAGCAACacataaaaactgaaaaatcacaagaataa